The Melanotaenia boesemani isolate fMelBoe1 chromosome 3, fMelBoe1.pri, whole genome shotgun sequence genome contains the following window.
CAGAAGGTTTCCATCTCCACCCCTCTGCTATCCCCACAACCATTTAGTCTGTCAGCCCCGGTGTGGCTGCAGCTCTGGTCCCATTTCTAGATGAAACATGGTCTCAATCCTAATTAACCCAGATGTTGGATATTAATAAGATGAAAGGAGGTCTAGACTAGAAATGGGGCAGATTGAAAAGAGATGATCCTGATTTCAGAACGGTCACGCTAAAGTGGGACaccttccctcctcctcctctcctgatGGGAATAAAGTTGGTTTTTATATAAACTATACCCCCTGGCCCTTTTTAATTGGTCCCACCTCTCTTGAGGTATGACTACCACGAGAAGGAGGGGCTGCATCACatgacaacaacaaagaaatgctGAAATGATGGAGACATCCAGGTATAACTGAACATATGAAAATATTCTGCACTTTGCTTTAGCTGCTGTCTGCAGCCTGGCCGGGGAAAGGTGACGGCTCCACTGCCCCtcgaaaaaaaggcaaaacagaTCCTAGAAGTAAAATAACGGACAGGAATCGTGACAAGTTCGCTCcctcagataaataaaacattatttttgttttcattgcatCTTGGAGACGGGGGAAGACGGGAGCAGTTATGACTCATCCAGCTGACTGTGTTCTCACGGCCATTATTCTAATAAATGGCTGAAAAATAgaccaacacaaacaaatatgcatcagtttaaaacaaagatgacaacaaacttttatttgaaCATCTTAAAGTTCACATAAAAACAGTGGTCATTTCAGCTGAGAACAGATAAGTCCAGTGGAAGGAAGTGTGTGCAGCTGTTGGCCCCACAGCGGCATGCTTTCCTCTGGACTCCATCTGTCCTACTGGCCTGTGCAGCGGCGTCGCTCTGCGTGGACATCTTCTCTGCAGGTCCTCGGTTCGTGTATCCTCCTGAGTAGTCGAACGTCAGCTCCTCCTGAGCTTCGATGTCCCGTCCAGCAAACAGCGCCAGCCGAGGAATGACAGAATGCACACGCACTGGTAACATGAAGAGGTTGGGCAGGCAGGAATGGTTGAGAAAGCGGCCTACGTTTCCCACCTGGGCCGGGTCCACAAACGTCTCTGTGACGGAGCCCGTCCCTGCATGCTCCCTCACTGctataatgtaattattttcttcGGATCTCTGGGCGAGCTGTCTGCGCCTGGCCTCCTCAAAACTGATCACCTCCCCAGCATACTCACACACAAATGTCCCACGTGGGATTTTCTCTAGTGTCCGAGCCCCCCAGCCCCTGTCCCTGGTGCTGAAGACCTCTAGCCTGAGCTGCAGCCCCCTCTGCACCACCCGGTTAGAGCAGGCGTCACTGCAGGTGCAAAGGGCGTTACACTCAAATACAGGTGAGCTGTAACCGTGTTGTGTCCTGTTGAGGTCCAGCAGCGCGCCGGTGCCGCCGTACGCCCGGCCATACGTCCGGAGGCAGGAGCAGTTCTCGGTGCAGCAGGAATGGGACAGGCAGGTGCATCCAGGAAGGACCACCTCGCTGGGGTCTACGGTACATCCTGGTCCCTGAACGTTATCTGGGCAATACtgagaaatgacaaaaatacaaacttCATTTCAGAGCTGGGAAATTTTCtaaagtacaataaaatcttaaatctGTCATCTGGACTCTCATGTAACAAACATAcgttgaaagaaaaaatattttctgtgtatttagGGTATTTAAAAGATATTCAAACAAAGACACACCCCAAAAAAGTTAAGGGAGGCACAAAGAAGGACTGAAagattgtttaaataaacacacagattAATGTGTGaaaggtgagggtgtcaggactgggtataaaaggatcCTCCACCAACAGCttaatcttttttaaactaaagGAAATGTTTAGGCACTTAGTGCCAAGctaggaaaataaaaagctcaATGCAGGGTAGCAAATATAAATGGTGTTTTTAGTTTCTACAATGTATAATGTGAAAGATAAAGGAGGCGGGGGAAAATCTTAATGTGCAAAGGCCAAGgattaatgtttgttttatacatGTGTGACCTCCAAGCCCTCCGGTAAATATTAACAGGTGAGCTCAGGATTAATTTGGAACACCAAGAATGTTCAGAAATCCTTCTGCAAAACTTCAACAATTAGATCAATCAGTTCCTAAATTACTTATTTTAAGTGCCATTACAAGGTAAGCTACCACGCCTGTTCCtaactttcatttttaagtgTGTCACTGACATCAGCATTTAATtcgtttgagaaaaaaaaaacatttctttggatttttgggttgttaagtaaaattttaaacaaattagcAAATTACAGATTTAGGTTTTCATTGCACTTAACAAAACTTCTTAACTTTTCTGGAAATGGGATTTGTTAGAGAACTGTGATAATTACAGAAAttaaatcgggatttttttctgCGGTTTCTAAGTTGGAtggttttgctgtttttctttgcctGAATACGATTGATGACGTCTCCAAAACAGAGGAAATCAGTCCAATAATCAGCATTTTCTAACTAAAATAATCAGATGCTGTGGCTTTATTTCCAATGAATTCACGTTTGTTACAAAACAAATGTCTGAATGCTTCGCACCTGGCTCCTCAAAACCCTTCAACCTCCATAATATTGCATGCAAACAGCCATTTAGCACAATTTGTTATATCATGAATGAAATGCCCctgtaattatatttaaaaataaaccatttgAATGATAAAGTTCTGAATAAGATGAGGAGACAGCAGCGTGAAGTAGGCCAGCTCTTTGGGTCCCAGAGTATTTTTGATTTCTTGCACTGCAGACTGATGGTGTATAAAATCTGGATGCTGTAATGACACCTCCCGGTAAAAGAAAGCATTTCTTGAGGCTTCTGTGAGTAACTGGCACAGATAAACTGTGGACAGCTTGGGGATAACTATGATTCATATAATATCATGACTTTCTTTTACTATCAGATTTTTCACATCTTTAAAGtgactgctgaatacacagatcaGTCACACCACTGAAACCACCAGTTTCTCTGGGatgattaatttgaaaataccagttaatttaattaaattgttaTTTATCCCCCTCTTCTTATATTAAATGTGACTATTAGTTCTGGATGGATGCTGTTAGGGTACCTCCGTCATGATGGAGAACTAAAAACAACCTCCTCTGAGTTGCTAGGCTCTCCTACATAATGTGAGgtgttattattgtttattattatgtattgttattatattgtatattatttAGCATGTTTTGTATTATTGCAGGACTGTGGGTGTAAAGAtaacatttctgtttgaaaagatgatgtttttaattcagttcatcCCAAAGTTGATCGATCAGACTTAGATCCCGGAAATTTGGAGGACAAGCTGATAATCTAATATTCCAGAGGAAGAGCACATAAACTCACTGCCTTCCTTCTGAAGCGACTGcattcaaatattttaatataactaTTTTATCATTACACAGCCGGTGATTTAGCTGCAGGTCAGAGTGGATCACTGGTTTGTGGATGTGAGACTCCAAGAGCATCGAGCATCGAGCTGCAGAGCATCgagctgcagagctgcagagctCCGTGTTCCCACATCTTCTTTCCACAAGCAGCGTCACGGTTTTCAACAGTTTTATCTAGAATAGCACCGACACGGGAAAGTATGTTTTTAACACTTCGTCtttaatctctctctctttttacatTAAAGGCAACGCAAACTTGCACACTCCACTGAGCGCCTTGGTTAGCATGCATGTTGTATGTGTAATATaacatacatgtatgtatgtatgtgttca
Protein-coding sequences here:
- the setmar gene encoding histone-lysine N-methyltransferase SETMAR, whose protein sequence is MNVCDRDGDDLSNGLEDVPVLCEELVFPIFQYCPDNVQGPGCTVDPSEVVLPGCTCLSHSCCTENCSCLRTYGRAYGGTGALLDLNRTQHGYSSPVFECNALCTCSDACSNRVVQRGLQLRLEVFSTRDRGWGARTLEKIPRGTFVCEYAGEVISFEEARRRQLAQRSEENNYIIAVREHAGTGSVTETFVDPAQVGNVGRFLNHSCLPNLFMLPVRVHSVIPRLALFAGRDIEAQEELTFDYSGGYTNRGPAEKMSTQSDAAAQASRTDGVQRKACRCGANSCTHFLPLDLSVLS